A region of Drosophila mauritiana strain mau12 chromosome 3L, ASM438214v1, whole genome shotgun sequence DNA encodes the following proteins:
- the LOC117141883 gene encoding neuralized-like protein 4 encodes MTGRETQSFHTRCGRSIRLYNNNRMAQRSMRDFSHALVFSAEPLEDDVLFEVVIEKKNTSWGGSIEIGVTAESPDDLELVACATAMRNGTWVMSGIDVRKDGRRLFEFYGTDLETLNENDRVGVMRTSGNDLVFYVNGESQGVAAKNMPKPLWALVDLYGRCVQVSLCPRDGSGSVEPLDSPLQQPLQQVVQNLDVAMNVNIVVDSDAWMQGNGSVSGADDRLCFHTRCGSLVKLSPNFRSAERRRPLDEFNNGVVMTHRPLRDNELFEIRIDKLVDKWSGSIEVGVTTHNPAVLHFPATMTNMRSGTIMMSGCGILTNGKGTRRQYGEFNLDELREGDRVGMMRKANGNLHNYINGQDQGVAATRVASTLWGVIDLYGMTIKVTIVDRDEREQQNLVTRRNNIVAGMTACSSGVGAQHTQHQQHSGTPTLSLLSPESEMNVAGAAGGLSETISSTRAIARNDDRLTFHHICGTHATVTQSGRTALRPNAADDFNNGVVLTRRPLRPNELFQVRLERVVTKWAGSVEMGVTTHSADELDFPFTMTNVRSGTWMMTGNGVMQNGVTVIEQYGQNLDRLQVGDRVGVVRKDDGTLHFWVNGVDQGPAAHNVPERVYGVIDLYGQAAQASIVDTSECGSPDTGNSTISNTTLYSEVPLRFHSIHGANAGISNSGLTASRPNSLAEFNDAIVFSNRPLRQRELFEVELETMVRHWSGNIEIGVTGTRPEDIQLAPNATDLEASDTIILCGPMIFHNRKTIRTNILLDLDTLGPSTRVGVMRNGDFIHFFVDGMDQGPACECHAPNIWAIIDLYGQCAQVSLTQTQLDIRAPYATSENSQSCQATSVIQHPAMETKHRWTCVSGNVSLTKDWTEASRFTGAAAPLSHCLVFSEHPLSVGSPFEIKLTSVNSMFAGCLSIGVTDLNLSDESVRKKLPTSLRRIPANVWYVSGNEVCFNSSCLQRSLASLEWLRVDDRITLERVENSLNILLNSENVNIQFHNVPNDVYVVAELRGSTMGIQVISAQGPASPLRPCSLRLQDSMDFGVDPLNKQDSSMLESIDSEALNYEFLDVSQKNARLSDDRRSVTRIKSYNQSIVCLNKPLCKGESISIKVDALNNKWKGTLGLGVLSASPQTGPISLLDFKRGCWLATHDYVNINGQVMASKYGDALEQIQVGTVITLTLTHAGMLIIMIGSTNLEDLASGLPNHVYPVFDVYGKCEKITLITGNDAGRTGNANGTPILEAPEALELDNGMPQQCEKAHLEMHEKEKDTEQVCESGPSTSGAPSNAMTRSVMESVSENLLLNISIKNRTLEQQRNELGGSSSTCCLRESLQLQHNTNLNIQRSQSTQRFQNSLNTSATAAGSSGTSGCTANTQHLSNSGVYDTNKEYDDLPNPPNPLVSSVDETSGAMTSVSTTVDHSENNAEALELSASNEREMSGEPALNDNVLEDDEIDYMNHLLLLQQLQQNEYTRHHLMPDQASLLNLDLPSLNSMESDTNSVGQTRPSGGTDSLRSTATGASVEQNDCEYLRQVRRFCASLVLPQAFFDSRLEPVCFCLKCSGPSIGGNGDKLEGWVYFKLNQQTVNVLSTSTSTASAGGGASSATAPQVHFDLNGDWLPFYYMTRVDKIRAILDRGQPLPLETDPDEEPAAAALKDEPGTRLELYYSPNATVIEPVLPQHHFASEQGLHRISTSFEVYVRRQSISGVTTGKAAAEAKRRSLGSTDHDHGGTGQGADGVGGTPSATLNESSVHLLNDLCWFTKEAGACIINALIIKLDRIEEPESH; translated from the exons ATGACCGGCAGAGAAACGCAATCCTTCCACACACGCTGTGGCCGCTCTATCCGGCTGTACAATAACAACCGGATGGCCCAGCGCTCGATGCGGGATTTCAGTCATGCCCTGGTGTTCAGTGCTGAGCCCCTGGAGGACGATGTACTTTTCGAGGTCGTCATCGAGAAGAAG AATACCTCCTGGGGCGGCAGCATTGAGATTGGTGTCACCGCGGAGTCGCCGGATGACCTGGAACTGGTGGCATGCGCGACTGCCATGCGAAATGGCACATGGGTCATGTCCGGCATCGACGTGCGCAAGGATGGACGACGCCTGTTCGAGTTCTATGGAACCGATCTGGAGACGCTCAACGAGAATGATCGCGTTGGCGTCATGCGCACCTCTGGTAACGATCTGGTCTTCTATGTGAACGGAGAGTCGCAAGGCGTGGCTGCAAAAAACATGCCCAAGCCTCTGTGGGCTCTTGTCGATCTCTACGGACGTTGTGTGCAGGTTTCCTTGTGTCCGCGCGATGGAAGTGGCTCCGTAGAG CCTTTGGATTCTCCGCTGCAGCAACCGCTGCAGCAGGTTGTTCAAAACTTGGACGTGGCCATGAACGTAAACATCGTCGTTGACTCCGACGCCTGGATGCAAGGCAATGGCTCCGTATCCGGTGCTGATGACCGACTGTGCTTCCACACCCGCTGTGGGTCGTTGGTGAAGCTTTCGCCCAACTTTCGATCCGCCGAACGACGTCGACCCTTGGACGAGTTCAATAACGGCGTGGTGATGACCCACAGGCCTCTGAGGGACAACGAACTGTTTGAGATTCGAATCGACAAGTTAGTGGACAAATGGTCGGGATCCATTGAAGTGGGCGTCACCACGCACAATCCCGCAGTGCTGCACTTTCCGGCAACCATGACCAACATGCGCTCAGGCACAATTATGATGTCCGGTTGCGGAATTTTGACCAATGGTAAGGGGACACGCCGTCAGTACGGCGAGTTCAACTTGGATGAGCTTCGCGAGGGAGATCGCGTTGGGATGATGCGCAAGGCCAACGGCAATCTACACAATTATATCAACGGACAGGACCAGGGGGTGGCCGCCACCAGAGTAGCCTCTACTTTGTGGGGCGTTATCGATCTCTACGGAATGACTATCAAGGTAACCATAGTTGATCGCGATGAACGTGAGCAGCAGAATCTCGTGACGCGGCGAAACAACATAGTAGCAGGAATGACTGCATGTTCCAGTGGTGTTGGTGCTCAACACACCCAGCACCAGCAGCATTCCGGCACCCCCACCTTAAGCCTCCTAAGTCCAGAGAGCGAGATGAATGTGGCTGGCGCTGCCGGCGGCCTAAGTGAGACCATTTCCAGCACCCGAGCCATAGCCAGAAACGATGACCGGCTAACCTTCCACCACATTTGTGGTACCCACGCCACCGTCACCCAGAGCGGGCGGACAGCTCTGCGGCCCAA TGCTGCCGATGATTTTAACAATGGTGTAGTGCTCACAAGAAGACCTCTGCGTCCCAACGAACTCTTCCAAGTGCGACTTGAACGGGTCGTGACCAAATGGGCTGGCTCTGTTGAAATGGGAGTGACCACGCACAGCGCCGACGAACTGGACTTTCCATTCACTATGACTAATGTGCG TTCCGGCACTTGGATGATGACGGGAAACGGGGTGATGCAGAATGGAGTCACCGTTATCGAACAGTACGGTCAAAACCTGGATCGCTTGCAGGTGGGCGATAGAGTGGGTGTGGTGCGCAAGGACGACGGCACATTGCATTTCTGGGTAAATGGAGTGGATCAGGGTCCAGCTGCCCACAATGTTCCGGAGCGCGTGTATGGCGTAATCGATTTGTATGGACAGGCAGCACAAGCAAGCATCGTGGACACTTCGGAGTGCGGTAGTCCGGACACTGGAAACTCTACCATCTCAAATACGACCTTGTACAGTGAAGTTCCGCTGCGATTTCACAGCATCCACGGCGCCAATGCAGGCATATCGAACAGTGGCCTAACAGCGTCGCGTCCTAATTCCCTGGCGGAGTTCAATGACGCAATTGTGTTCAGTAACCGACCGCTAAGGCAGAGGGAATTGTTTGAAGTGGAGCTGGAGACAATGGTTCGTCACTGGTCGGGCAACATTGAGATCGGGGTGACGGGCACTCGGCCAGAGGACATCCAGTTGGCTCCAAACGCCACCGATCTGGAGGCCAGCGACACCATCATCTTATGCGGCCCGATGATTTTTCACAACCGCAAGACCATACGCACGAATATCCTGCTGGATCTGGATACCCTAGGTCCTAGCACGCGAGTTGGTGTGATGCGCAATGGTGACTTCATTCACTTCTTTGTTGATGGAATGGATCAAGGGCCGGCCTGCGAGTGCCACGCACCGAACATTTGGGCCATTATCGATTTGTATGGACAGTGCGCCCAAGTGAGTCTTACCCAGACGCAGCTGGACATCCGCGCTCCGTACGCAACCAGCGAAAATTCGCAGAGCTGTCAAGCCACATCGGTAATTCAGCATCCGGCCATGGAGACAAAACACCGCTGGACTTGCGTCTCGGGAAATGTAAGTCTAACCAAGGATTGGACGGAGGCCTCGCGCTTTACGGGAGCGGCGGCACCGCTATCCCATTGCCTGGTATTTTCGGAACATCCGCTCAGCGTAGGATCACCTTTTGAGATTAAGCTGACATCGGTTAATTCCATGTTTGCTG GTTGTCTAAGTATCGGGGTCACTGATCTGAATCTAAGCGACGAAAGCGTGCGCAAGAAACTCCCAACCAGTCTGCGCCGGATTCCGGCAAACGTGTGGTATGTTAGCGGAAACGAGGTGTGCTTCAACTCAAGCTGCCTGCAGCGCTCGCTGGCCTCCCTGGAATGGTTAAGGGTGGACGATAGGATAACTCTGGAGCGAGTGGAGAACTCGTTAAACATTCTGTTGAACTCGGAGAACGTGAACATCCAGTTTCACAACGTGCCCAACGATGTCTACGTGGTTGCCGAACTAAGAGGTTCGACAATGGGAATTCAAGTGATTTCCGCTCAAGGACCGGCATCGCCACTACGTCCATGCAGTTTGCGTCTGCAGGACTCTATGGACTTTGGAGTGGATCCATTGAACAAGCAGGATAGCTCCATGCTGGAATCAATCGATTCCGAGGCACTGAACTACGAATTTTTGGATGTCTCACAAAAGAACGCGCGGCTCAGCGATGATCGCAGAAGCGTGACCAGAATCAAGTCCTATAACCAGTCCATCGTCTGCCTCAATAAGCCACTGTGTAAGGGTGAGAGCATCAGCATCAAGGTAGATGCCCTAAACAACAAGTGGAAGGGTACTCTCGGTCTTGGCGTTTTGTCCGCAAGTCCCCAGACTGGTCCCATTTCCCTGTTGGACTTTAAAAGGGGCTGCTGGTTGGCCACCCACGACTACGTCAACATCAACGGCCAAGTAATGGCCTCCAAATACGGCGATGCCCTTGAGCAGATCCAAGTGGGAACTGTGATCACCCTGACACTAACCCATGCCGGAATGCTAA TCATTATGATTGGGTCAACGAATCTCGAGGATCTGGCCAGCGGACTGCCCAACCATGTGTATCCCGTGTTCGATGTGTACGGCAAATGCGAGAAAATAACATTGATTACTGGAAATGATGCTGGCCGCACTGGGAATGCCAATGGTACTCCAATTCTGGAGGCTCCGGAGGCTCTGGAATTGGATAATGGTATGCCACAGCAATGCGAAAAGGCGCACCTGGAAATGCACGAGAAGGAAAAGGACACGGAGCAGGTCTGCGAATCCGGACCGTCCACCTCCGGTGCTCCTTCAAACGCCAT GACTCGATCGGTTATGGAGAGCGTTTCGGAGAACTTGCTGCTGAACATTTCCATTAAGAATCGAACTCTGGAGCAGCAGCGAAATGAACTCGGCGGATCATCGTCGACTTG TTGCCTTCGCGAGTctctgcagctgcagcacaatactaatttaaatatacaaCGCAGTCAGAGCACACAGAGATTCCAGAACTCTTTGAACACATCTGCAACGGCAGCGGGATCTAGTGGCACCAGCGGCTGCACGGCCAATACTCAACACCTGAGTAACTCGGGTGTATATGACACGAATAAGGAGTACGATGATCTACCCAATCCTCCAAACCCGTTAGTCAGTTCTGTCGACGAAACGAGTGGAGCAATGACGTCTGTATCCACAACGGTCGATCACAGCGAAAACAATGCGGAGGCCTTAGAACTAAGTGCTAGTAATGAACGCGAAATGTCCGGCGAGCCCGCGCTCAACGATAATGTATTGGAGGACGACGAGATCGACTACATGAACcacctgttgctgctgcagcaactCCAGCAGAACGAATATACGCGGCATCATCTTATGCCCGATCAGGCGTCACTACTCAATCTCGACCTGCCATCCCTTAATTCCATGGAATCCGACACGAATTCCGTCGGCCAGACGCGGCCGAGTGGAGGAACAGATTCCCTGCGATCCACTGCCACCGGTGCCAGTGTGGAGCAGAACGACTGCGAGTATTTGCGTCAGGTGAGACGCTTCTGTGCATCGCTAGTCCTGCCGCAGGCCTTTTTTGATAGCCGACTTGAGCCGGTGTGCTTCTGCCTGAAGTGCAGTGGACCCAGCATCGGAGGCAATGGTGATAAACTGGAGGGTTGGGTTTATTTCAAGCTAAACCAGCAGACGGTCAATGTGCTGAGCACTTCGACGTCGACTGCATCGGCCGGTGGTGGCGCTTCCTCGGCGACCGCTCCCCAAGTGCACTTTGATCTCAACGGAGACTGGCTGCCCTTCTACTACATGACACGGGTGGACAAGATACGGGCGATACTGGATCGTGGGCAGCCGCTTCCGCTGGAAACGGATCCGGACGAGGAACCGGCCGCTGCAGCGCTCAAGGATGAGCCTGGTACACGTCTGGAGCTGTACTATTCGCCCAATGCCACGGTCATTGAGCCCGTGCTGCCGCAGCATCACTTTGCCTCTGAACAGGGACTCCACCGCATCTCCACGTCCTTCGAGGTCTACGTTCGGCGGCAGTCGATTTCGGGTGTGACCACTGGCAAGGCTGCGGCCGAGGCAAAAAGGCGCAGCCTGGGATCCACCGACCACGACCATGGTGGAACGGGACAAGGTGCCGACGGCGTGGGAGGCACTCCGTCCGCCACTCTCAACGAGTCGTCTGTTCATCTGCTTAACGATCTCTGCTGGTTTACCAAGGAGGCTGGCGCTTGCATAATCAACGCTTTAATTATTAAACTGGACAGGATCGAGGAGCCGGAATCTCATTGA
- the LOC117142129 gene encoding RNA exonuclease 4: protein MSATPRQKQFDMNRTRANNLASSSSGPGKNNNTTGSTKNVVSPQHNQCKLQTSMERLQVQQANTSRRAAGSNWMAAAGGGAAAAPGSENQDAKTAESAPLSKSARMRMKKKALSNRYLAMDCEMVGVGHNGQDDMLARVSIVNRVGQVLLDKYVKPRMEVIDYRTSVSGIRPQDIANGEDFATVQNEVVKLLHGRILVGHALGNDLAVLSIRHPFHDIRDTSRYKPLCKLISNSHTPSLKRLTMAVLGREIQTGEHNSVEDARAAMGIYNRVAADWEKYLAKKRHQQQHF, encoded by the coding sequence ATGTCCGCTACGCCACGCCAGAAGCAGTTCGACATGAATCGTACCCGGGCCAATaacttggccagcagcagcagcgggcctggcaaaaacaacaacaccacGGGCAGCACGAAAAATGTAGTTTCCCCGCAACACAATCAATGCAAGCTGCAAACCTCCATGGAGCGTCTACAGGTGCAACAGGCAAACACAAGTCGCAGGGCAGCCGGTTCCAACTGGATGGCCGCTGCTGGcggtggagcagcagcagcacctggAAGTGAAAACCAGGATGCCAAGACGGCGGAGTcagcaccactgagcaaatcggcACGCATGCGCATGAAAAAGAAGGCACTCTCCAATCGCTATTTGGCCATGGACTGCGAGATGGTGGGTGTGGGACACAACGGACAGGACGACATGCTGGCACGCGTGTCCATCGTGAATCGCGTAGGACAGGTGCTGCTGGACAAGTATGTGAAGCCGCGAATGGAGGTCATCGACTACCGCACCAGCGTGTCCGGTATTCGGCCGCAGGACATCGCTAACGGTGAGGACTTTGCTACCGTGCAAAACGAAGTGGTGAAGCTACTACATGGCCGCATTCTGGTGGGACACGCCCTGGGCAACGATCTTGCCGTACTGAGCATCCGCCATCCGTTCCATGACATTCGTGATACGTCGCGCTATAAGCCGCTGTGCAAACTCATCTCTAATAGCCATACGCCCAGCTTAAAACGCCTGACCATGGCCGTTCTGGGTCGGGAGATCCAAACGGGCGAACACAATTCCGTGGAGGATGCACGCGCTGCCATGGGTATCTATAATCGCGTTGCCGCCGACTGGGAAAAGTACCTGGCGAAGAAGCGGCATCAACAGCAGCACTTTTAG
- the LOC117140868 gene encoding ATP-dependent Clp protease ATP-binding subunit ClpX-like — protein sequence MVVCKQFQSGSCVFGSKCIMEHIDLKQVVAEGVKHYLEGGAWCLSAFGPFSGRGNFPNHIEDQSFEECRLQHYMAKRQDRLTNYELQYVCEVSLATMKTANLLKMSPQILDTLIEIYEQPNSILVGSIFSKSDSTRLIAKANRIKPKASQQEKCQVQPQSLPGFQTNSNATSGNAIMGSFGETPSALKAPEQKPAFPVCNIKQQFQPLPTVFTFGATPCPLSCTAGFGADNSSASFGNIALGQIKTNQGTVFEKNNIFGLTKDEKKEKFAKLPPEPQKIMEFLDKHVVGQEFAKKVLSVAVYNHYKRIHHNLSQREQTADNAAETLSLCQLKISGDISTLNSASQKKDLFVFGSEQESSTFNWKFPGIQSNDVELEKSNIMMLGPTGSGKTLVAKSIAKCLDVPFAICDCTTLMQAGYVGGDIESVLLKLLKDANNDVERAQTGIVYLDKVDQICALSGSKGIQQGMLKILEGSVVSLTNRGQLFGKAVQMDTTNILFVASSAFTGLDKIIERRINEKNSDVTSTGEAGPSNAHQQERDKCLIKVQACDLAEFGMIPEFVGHFPIIVPFHSLDEYMLVRILTEPPNALVSQYKAMLRLDGVELTFSHDALISVAQLAMTGNMGARGLRPIMEQLLLDPMFLVPGSDIQGVHITADNVMGKAKPKYRRATDKTPSKFNVMDHPAAVSSTTDNPVA from the exons ATGGTCGTATGCAAGCAGTTTCAAAGTGGCTCCTGCGTATTTGGTTCAAAATGCATCATGGAGCACATAGATCTCAA GCAAGTGGTCGCCGAGGGAGTGAAACATTACTTGGAAGGCGGGGCGTGGTGCCTATCTGCATTCGGCCCCTTCAGTGGCAGGGGCAACTTTCCCAACCACATCGAGGATCAATCATTTGAGGAATGTCGTTTGCAGCATTACATGGCTAAACGACAGGATCGCCTcactaattatgagttgcagtATGTTTGCGAAGTTAGCTTGGCCACCATGAAAACGGCCAATTTGCTTAAGATGTCGCCCCAGATACTGGATACATTGATCGAAATCTACGAACAGCCAAATAGTATCTTAGTCGGTTCCATCTTCAGTAAGTCCGACTCAACACGATTGATTGCCAAAGCCAACAGGATCAAGCCGAAGGCTTCGCAGCAGGAAAAATGCCAAGTTCAGCCTCAAAGCCTCCCAGGTTTTCAAACCAACTCGAATGCTACCTCTGGAAACGCGATTATGGGGTCTTTTGGCGAGACACCAAGTGCTCTTAAGGCACCCGAGCAGAAGCCCGCTTTTCCAGTCTGCAACATCAAACAGCAGTTCCAGCCGCTGCCAACAGTATTCACTTTCGGGGCAACCCCATGTCCACTCAGCTGCACCGCTGGATTCGGGGCAGACAATTCGAGCGCTAGCTTTGGAAATATAGCCTTGGGTCAAATCAAGACTAACCAAGGAACCGTTTTtgaaaaaaacaacatttttgGATTGACTAAGGACGAAAAGAAGGAGAAGTTCGCCAAGCTGCCACCTGAACCACAGAAGATCATGGAGTTCTTAGACAAGCATGTGGTGGGTCAGGAATTCGCCAAGAAGGTGCTGTCGGTGGCAGTCTATAACCACTACAAGCGCATCCACCACAATCTGTCACAGAGAGAGCAGACAGCCGACAACGCCGCAGAAACTCTGTCGCTCTGCCAGTTAAAAATCTCTGGTGACATATCTACGCTCAACAGCGCATCGCAGAAAAAGGATTTGTTCGTTTTTGGAAGCGAACAAGAATCGAGCACGTTCAACTGGAAATTTCCAGGTATTCAGTCAAACGACGTTGAGCTGGAGAAGAGCAACATCATGATGCTGGGCCCAACGGGATCGGGAAAGACGCTTGTCGCTAAGAGCATTGCCAAGTGCCTGGACGTACCCTTCGCTATATGTGACTGCACCACGTTGATGCAGGCGGGCTACGTGGGCGGGGACATCGAGAGCGTCCTCTTAAAGCTGCTCAAAGATGCAAACAACGACGTAGAGCGCGCCCAAACTGGCATTGTTTACTTGGACAAGGTGGACCAGATCTGTGCTCTCTCTGGATCCAAGGGCATCCAACAGGGCATGCTTAAGATACTGGAAGGCAGCGTGGTTAGCCTAACCAACCGGGGTCAACTGTTCGGCAAGGCGGTCCAAATGGACACCACAAACATTCTGTTCGTGGCCTCCAGCGCCTTCACAGGCCTGGATAAGATCATCGAGCGACGCATCAACGAGAAGAATTCTGACGTCACTTCAACCGGCGAAGCCGGTCCTTCAAACGCACACCAGCAGGAGCGGGATAAGTGCCTGATCAAAGTGCAGGCATGCGACCTAGCTGAGTTCGGTATGATACCGGAGTTcgttggtcatttcccgatAATAGTGCCCTTCCACAGTTTGGATGAATATATGCTGGTTCGCATTCTTACCGAACCGCCCAATGCTCTAGTGTCGCAGTACAAGGCAATGTTGCGCTTGGATGGTGTGGAGCTTACCTTTTCCCACGACGCCTTAATATCTGTGGCCCAGCTGGCCATGACGGGAAACATGGGAGCTCGCGGGTTGCGCCCCATAATGGAGCAACTGCTGCTAGATCCCATGTTCTTAGTGCCTGGCTCGGACATTCAGGGCGTTCACATAACCGCCGACAATGTTATGGGTAAGGCCAAACCCAAATATCGACGAGCTACGGACAAGACGCCTTCCAAGTTCAATGTTATGGATCACCCAGCTGCCGTGTCCAGTACCACGGACAACCCAGTGGCTTAA
- the LOC117142130 gene encoding uncharacterized protein LOC117142130 has translation MSTPRKNYNNLPPYCPQGGQYPSQSADYRSQQFGGQQKPQNANFGFYEDKQGQQNVPHFYQNKSPQEPQRHRPYGQGRNFGRGGNFNRRNQQNWDQNPRNHQNREHNRSGSSFGQYFHPSMLEDPWRELMERHEAIHGPSSSQTPPKEVEVS, from the coding sequence ATGAGCACCCCTCGCAAGAACTATAACAACCTGCCGCCCTACTGCCCACAAGGCGGCCAGTACCCATCGCAGTCCGCGGACTACAGATCTCAGCAATTCGGTGGCCAGCAGAAGCCACAAAATGCAAACTTTGGCTTCTACGAGGACAAACAGGGCCAGCAAAATGTTCCGCATTTCTACCAGAACAAATCCCCGCAGGAGCCGCAACGCCATCGGCCCTACGGTCAGGGCAGGAATTTCGGACGCGGCGGCAACTTCAATCGTAGGAACCAACAGAACTGGGATCAGAATCCGAGGAACCACCAGAACAGGGAGCACAACCGGAGCGGCAGCTCCTTCGGCCAGTATTTCCATCCCTCCATGCTGGAGGATCCTTGGCGGGAGCTAATGGAACGCCACGAGGCCATCCACGGACCCAGCTCTAGCCAAACTCCACCGAAAGAGGTGGAGGTATCCTAA